From one Candidatus Acididesulfobacter guangdongensis genomic stretch:
- a CDS encoding ABC transporter substrate-binding protein has product MNESSKKHYRFLGVVMAFVFVISMTMSNNSFAMGIRRIFPPWCKQGDPALHQGYKFNAITVDNNPDYHGNITTVTLHPKSSLVLYIGGNIFFVVPRLVKAFLKEYPNVKHVFYITIPPGILIRMWKHGDTITLGNLTMHVVPDVYMAGAKKLNYTNKIGMTVGKKVTYVTNDLEIMTDKGNPYHITGLKSFLNPKLKLSMPNPEWEGIARQIKMSLIKAGGKKLEQAVYNYGVKSGRVYLTHIHHRQTPIRIMQHKSDAGVNWYSEVKFQEMIGNPITGVKIPASQNTTALYGAAMTKGAPNKVAAKEWLNFLKTKTSLRIFERYGFKAP; this is encoded by the coding sequence ATGAACGAAAGTTCAAAAAAGCATTACAGATTTTTGGGCGTTGTTATGGCTTTTGTTTTTGTAATTTCTATGACGATGTCTAACAATTCGTTTGCTATGGGGATTAGAAGGATATTTCCGCCATGGTGCAAACAAGGCGATCCGGCTCTTCATCAGGGATATAAGTTCAATGCGATAACAGTCGACAATAATCCTGATTATCACGGAAATATTACCACTGTTACATTACATCCGAAATCAAGTTTGGTGCTTTATATCGGCGGAAATATATTCTTTGTTGTTCCGCGTTTAGTTAAAGCGTTTCTGAAAGAATACCCAAATGTTAAGCATGTATTCTATATAACTATTCCTCCTGGAATTTTAATCAGAATGTGGAAACATGGTGATACGATCACGCTTGGCAATTTAACAATGCATGTTGTACCTGATGTTTATATGGCAGGAGCAAAAAAATTAAACTATACTAATAAAATAGGCATGACAGTAGGTAAAAAAGTGACCTATGTTACAAACGACCTTGAAATCATGACCGACAAAGGCAATCCATACCACATAACCGGCTTAAAAAGCTTTTTGAATCCAAAATTAAAGTTGTCTATGCCGAATCCTGAATGGGAAGGAATTGCAAGACAGATTAAGATGTCTTTAATAAAAGCAGGCGGCAAAAAATTAGAGCAGGCTGTTTATAATTACGGAGTAAAATCGGGAAGAGTATATTTGACGCATATTCATCATCGTCAGACACCTATAAGAATTATGCAGCATAAATCTGATGCAGGTGTAAATTGGTATTCCGAAGTGAAGTTCCAGGAAATGATAGGCAATCCTATAACAGGAGTTAAGATTCCTGCAAGTCAGAATACGACAGCTCTTTACGGTGCAGCTATGACAAAAGGCGCACCAAATAAAGTTGCTGCAAAAGAATGGTTGAATTTCTTAAAAACGAAAACGAGCTTGAGAATATTTGAAAGATACGGTTTTAAAGCTCCTTGA
- a CDS encoding TQO small subunit DoxD yields the protein MANNFDVKDSTFYRYLAYAAIPLRITLGWMFFSAAWRRVVLSAGKLEPNSPLWVGHKFNTFIPHASGFMGVHGLIHTLLLNPGALAVFLDIFTVIEFLVGLSLIFGLFSRLGAFGAVCLAFGILFGSGWLGATCLDEWQVGSVEMVIGLLILFVGSAWSFDDLVRNAWPNFANSFGYRLIGNGPLWGNGYVTWIIVFTVFGTLVTMGSNQLFDGGVWGKLHNFGAKVVVSVSNAKITSNNVKFLAYRIGGSGGALANIMKVKLVNAAGKTVYLWNNKAVVSLPKSDIHNIYVNKMTVNKFSLEMPLGAKAFITLPFAKKIKALKAGSYKLELENVGGQVFSGSAQYNG from the coding sequence ATGGCAAACAATTTTGATGTTAAAGACAGTACGTTTTACCGCTATTTAGCCTATGCCGCAATCCCTCTGAGAATTACGCTCGGATGGATGTTTTTTTCAGCTGCATGGCGAAGAGTTGTGTTATCGGCAGGGAAATTAGAGCCTAATTCACCATTATGGGTGGGGCATAAGTTTAATACTTTTATTCCGCATGCAAGCGGATTTATGGGTGTGCATGGTTTGATTCATACATTGTTATTAAATCCAGGCGCATTGGCTGTGTTTCTTGATATATTTACGGTAATTGAATTTTTAGTCGGGCTATCGCTAATATTCGGATTGTTTTCAAGACTCGGCGCATTCGGCGCAGTTTGTTTAGCCTTTGGAATACTGTTCGGTTCAGGATGGCTTGGCGCAACATGCCTTGATGAATGGCAGGTTGGTTCGGTAGAAATGGTAATTGGACTTCTAATACTGTTCGTCGGCAGTGCGTGGTCGTTTGACGACTTAGTCAGAAATGCCTGGCCGAATTTTGCTAATTCATTCGGCTACAGATTAATTGGAAACGGTCCATTGTGGGGAAACGGATATGTAACATGGATAATAGTGTTTACAGTTTTCGGCACATTAGTGACTATGGGTTCAAATCAATTATTCGATGGCGGAGTTTGGGGAAAATTACATAATTTTGGAGCGAAGGTCGTAGTTTCAGTATCTAATGCAAAAATTACATCTAACAACGTTAAATTTCTTGCGTATAGAATTGGTGGAAGCGGCGGCGCTCTTGCTAATATTATGAAAGTAAAATTAGTTAATGCTGCCGGAAAGACTGTGTATTTGTGGAACAATAAAGCAGTTGTATCACTTCCAAAATCCGATATACACAACATTTACGTTAATAAAATGACAGTTAATAAATTCAGTCTTGAAATGCCTCTCGGAGCAAAAGCATTTATAACTTTGCCGTTTGCCAAAAAAATTAAGGCGTTGAAAGCAGGAAGCTATAAATTGGAATTAGAAAATGTCGGCGGACAGGTATTTTCAGGCTCTGCTCAGTATAATGGATAA